GGCCCTGGCACGCCACGTCGGCGTCGACATGATCTCGTTCACCGGATCGACCGCGGTGGGACGCTCGATCCTCGAGGCCGCCGCGACCAACGCCAAGCGCGTCCACCTCGAACTGGGCGGCAAGGCGCCCTTCGTCGTGTTCGACGACGCCGACCTGGAGGCCGCGATCCACGGAGCGGTGGCCGCGAGCCTGATCAACGGCGGACAGGACTGCACGGCCGCCACTCGCGCGATCGTGCACGAGTCGGTCGTCGACGCGTTCGTCGCGGGTGTGGCCGAGCTGTACGAATCGGTGACGCTGGGTCCGACCGCCGATGAGGCGACGGATCTGGGCCCTCTGAGCTCCTACGCGCACCGCGACCGAGTCGCCGCAATGGTCGACCGCGCACGCGATTACGCGACGATCGTCACCGGCGGCACCGCCGGCGACGGACCACTCGCCGCAGGCGCCTACTACCGTCCGACGCTCGTCACCGGCGCCCCGGTCGACAGCGAGATCTACCGGGACGAGGTGTTCGGCCCGGTGCTGACGGTGACGCCGTTCCGCGACGACGACGAGGCCATCGCCCTCGCCAACGACACTCCCTACGGGCTCGCCGCGTCGGCGTGGACCAGCGACCTGCACCGCGCACTGCGCGCGACGCGCGAGATCGCGGCCGGCTGCGTGTGGGTCAACGACCACATCCCGATCGTGAGCGAGATGCCGCACGGTGGGGTCAAGCAGTCCGGATTCGGCAAGGACATGTCGTCCTACTCGTTCGAGGAATACACCACGGTCAAGCACGTGATGTTCGATCTCTCGCGCGACGCGCGGAAGGAGTGGCACCGGACCGTCTTCCGCACGAACTGACGCCGGGGTGGCGGGCGCGTTCCTACGCGCCCAGGGCAAAGGCGACGAGGAAGCCCAGCGCCGTGGAGATCCCCACCCACCAGCCGCCCTCGCGGTAGGCCTCCGGCATGAGCGAATCGGCAAGCACCGCAATGGTCGCGCCGCCCGCGAAGGCCTGGATCACCGCGATGCGGCTGTCCGGGATGGTGTCGGAGACGGCGTTGGCGCCGATCACGACCAGCACCAGCACCGCGGCCGTGATCGACCACACCCCGAACGCCCGACGCGCGTCGAAACCCGGCTGCTTGCGCATCGACGCCGCCCCGGCGACGGCCTCGGGGACGTTGCCGACGGCGACCGCCACCAGCAGGACCACTCCCCCGCCAGCCGTCAGCGAGACGCCCAGCGCGGTGTTCTCGGGGATGCCGTCGAGCAGCGCGCCGAGCATCAACGCCCACCCCAGTGCGGCGGGACCGAGCTTGTTCTCGATCAGGTGGTCGGCCACGACGTACACCACCGCACCCGCGAGCAGCGCCGACCCCGCGACCCACACCCCCTCGATCGCGAACGCGGGCGCGAACAGCTCCGACGACACCGCCGCCACCATCGTGCCGGCGCCGAATGCCATGAGCGCCGCCAGCAATGGGCGCGGCAGGTCGAAGCGCAGTCCCACCCACGCACCGAACAAAAGCGGCAGAGCCGTCCCCAGACCGTACAGCGCAGCCGTCAGCATCGGCCGATCGTAGTCACCGCCGACCCGATCGGACACAATCGACACATGGCATGGCTCGAAGTCCTGCGTGTCGGCGCACGCACCACCGTCCAGGACCGCGGGCGGGCCGGACACGCGGCGCTCGGGGTCGGGGTCTCGGGCGCCGCCGACGTCGTCGCGCACGACAGCGCCAATCGCCTC
This genomic stretch from Prescottella soli harbors:
- a CDS encoding gamma-aminobutyraldehyde dehydrogenase; protein product: MDTMHQYIDGIRCDGSSGCTQDVIDPSTGETIVTVTLASRADVDRAVAAARRAFGSWSRTTPAERSALLLRVADILRGRTDELAALESRQCGKPIRLAREFDVPGSIDNIEFFAGAARILEGKATGEYSPTHTSSVRREPLGVVGAVAPWNYPLQMAVWKIFPAIAAGNTVVLKPAEITPLTALLLAEAITEAGIPDGVVNIVVGSGQEAGAALARHVGVDMISFTGSTAVGRSILEAAATNAKRVHLELGGKAPFVVFDDADLEAAIHGAVAASLINGGQDCTAATRAIVHESVVDAFVAGVAELYESVTLGPTADEATDLGPLSSYAHRDRVAAMVDRARDYATIVTGGTAGDGPLAAGAYYRPTLVTGAPVDSEIYRDEVFGPVLTVTPFRDDDEAIALANDTPYGLAASAWTSDLHRALRATREIAAGCVWVNDHIPIVSEMPHGGVKQSGFGKDMSSYSFEEYTTVKHVMFDLSRDARKEWHRTVFRTN
- a CDS encoding ZIP family metal transporter; translated protein: MLTAALYGLGTALPLLFGAWVGLRFDLPRPLLAALMAFGAGTMVAAVSSELFAPAFAIEGVWVAGSALLAGAVVYVVADHLIENKLGPAALGWALMLGALLDGIPENTALGVSLTAGGGVVLLVAVAVGNVPEAVAGAASMRKQPGFDARRAFGVWSITAAVLVLVVIGANAVSDTIPDSRIAVIQAFAGGATIAVLADSLMPEAYREGGWWVGISTALGFLVAFALGA